A region from the Populus trichocarpa isolate Nisqually-1 chromosome 18, P.trichocarpa_v4.1, whole genome shotgun sequence genome encodes:
- the LOC7459897 gene encoding uncharacterized protein LOC7459897 produces the protein MDWRHKMRKAWFAVSSRFKFRKSGSGGGAACRSACSLLKLQDDVQMCGYRDVEVMWNMFIESNPEQMAAALVNSTSKPTSTQTQMPSSRSFLWSHNKTTTTTTTTTSFTSFNQVIITTEEKNAETIGG, from the exons ATGGACTGGCGGCATAAGATGAGGAAAGCTTGGTTTGCTGTTTCTTCAAGATTCAAGTTTCGTAAATCTG GTTCAGGGGGTGGTGCAGCTTGTAGGAGTGCTTGTAGTTTGTTGAAGTTGCAAGATGATGTACAAATGTGTGGGTATAGAGATGTGGAAGTAATGTGGAATATGTTCATTGAATCTAATCCAGAGCAAATGGCAGCAGCATTAGTGAATTCTACTTCCAAACCCACCAGCACGCAAACCCAAATGCCTTCTTCGAGGTCTTTCCTTTGGTCTCACAACAAAACaaccaccaccactaccactACAACTTCGTTTacttcattcaatcaagttatAATTAccacagaagaaaaaaatgcagaAACAATTGGGGGGTAG